The nucleotide window tcctgtctctgcccctaccaggGCTTGGCTATCAGGAAGGGCTGGTAATCCAGAGTGGGGCTACAAAGTGCTGGGCGCTGGGAACCCAAGGGTGCCTCCCCCCGCGGGCCTGGGGGCCGGTCTGTAACCACAGAGGACAGGAGCGAGCAAGGTCCAAGGGGGATGGGTCTGTAGCTGCTTCCTGAGAAGGGGTGGAGAGCCCCCCTGGGTGTAGGGAGTCAGCAGGACACCCCCCGCAGCCATCGTCAAGAGATGGGAGACTGCTTTTTCCAGTGAGGACAGGACGAAAGAAACTGCAGCAGGGGAGGTCTGAGTAAGGTTACCAGAAGGACTTCCTAACTTGCCGGAGTGTGTATCCGGTGTGCATCATCTGGCTGCTGTTACAGGTCGGGGGCGGTACGGCAGGCCGAGAGCAATTACAGAGACGACAGCTAAGGAGGGGAGATTGTCACATCCACAGAGGATGTGGCTGAAACTGACGAGAAACCACACGCTGTCTAGCCCTTAAGGGTTTTCTTGTCCTTTTCCATTTACGCCTTTTTAGAATTAAACTCAGACATGAGACTCTATGCAGCCTGAACCCCGAGGCTTCCCCATTTGCAAGCTAAAGGGGCGATACTTCACCTCTGAGCCCAGGGGGTGCTGAGCTGAGGCTGCTGGGCCCTTTATGGCTCTTCTGTTTCGCCATCACGCGGCCACGGCTCTCCACCCCTACAAATGTCTACGAGCCACGGATGTGAATTCCAGCATCACCTGGGTTTCCCTCTGGTCCCCGCCAACGTGGGCCTTTGGTGGAAGTCGGTGGGACGCTTGCTGGAGGACCATGGCCTCTGGGGGAGGTGTGGAGGGCTCAACAGTTCCACACTCTCAGAAGGCAGAGGGGATGTTGTTCGCTACGACAGGGCTTTACCTGTGACAGACAGTGTGTCTGAAAACATTCGAGGCTTCTTTCTCTAAAATCAGCTTTCGAAACTGGTTTTTGTTCCAGACTGCTTTTGGAGCACAGACTAGTTAAAGACGGAGAGCTGTCAGAGGCTCTGGCTGGGCCTGCCCAcaaggctgggggctgggggcgcaCAGCTTGGCTGGACCTACGTGGGACAGGACGCTGAAATCCGGCCCCACGACCTCTCACCCAGTGTCTTCTGCTAGGACCTTTCTGGTCCCTGCGCTCTCTCCAAAAATGGCAATTTCGAGACCAGCCTAGAGGGAAGGGGGGATCCCTGGCCCTTCACCAAGAGAACAGAGGGTGAATGCCTTGGGCTGGTAAAGTGCATGGAGGACCTGCCTGCAGGTGTCTTTCCTGGTTTTAGGGACCTGCTGCCATTGGCTAGTCTACTCTGGGCCTGGGACCCACAGACagctggggaggcggggggtggcTTTGGGCTGCTGGGAACTCTAGGGAAGCAGAGCTGGGTGGGGAGCTGGCTCGGGGGTCTTATCATCTCATCTCTGCCAGCGATTTCCTGGGCCGCTCGGTGGGTCCCTTCCCCATGTATACAATGAGGAGAAACCctctgaggggtggggaggccttCCAATTCTGACTCGGTTTGTATGAAcgtggagggagggctggggatctctgaggaaggtggggtggggccaAGCCATGCGGGCAAACGTCACCTCTGTCTGGAACAGAGATGGTCTCCGCCCCAGGGGACCTGGGCCCTGTGACAGCACCGGGCGTAGCTGGGGACAGCTAGGTCATTCCGGGGGAGGCGGCAGGAGACTTTCCCCACGTGGGGTGAGATGATGAGGATCTGGGCCGGGGGCAGTGACCTGAGGGAGGTCCCCGCCTGTCTGTACAACGGCGTGGCTGGACTAGATGCTCTCGGAGCCACCTGCCGGCTCTGGAGCCCAGGATTCGCGGACCCCGGGCCCGTGACCGGCCCAGAGCGTTAAGTCTCATTCCCGTCCGGGGCCTCAGAGCTGCGCCGGCCACTTGTCGGGAAGGTTCGTGGGGCCCCTGCCTCCGTCGGGAGCAGTGGGCTCTGACCCCGGGGCGGTCAGTAGGGCCGCCACACGGCCTCGTCCACGCGGCCCGGCGTGCTCAGGGCGGTGGGGGAGTTGCTGTGGCTGCCGTCCGCCTCCACGCTGTCGCTCTGGCCGCCCAGGCTGGGGTTCATGAGGTTGCCGGCGGCGACGGAGGCGCCGCTGGGGCAGGAGGCCAGCATGCGGGTGGGGGAGCGGTCGCCCCCGCTGCCGGCCACCATGGAGAACTGGTAGGAGCCCGAGGACGCGCCGTAGTAGAGGTGGTAGGGGGACGGGTTGGCCTGGAAAGGGCCGCTCTGGTTCTGCGGGGCCCCCGGGTAGGGCGGCGGGAGGTAGGTGTGGTGGAAGCGGCTGGTGGCCGGCACGCTGGCCACGCTGAGGCTGCCCGAGGGTGTGGCGCTGTAGGGGAAGGCGGCCGACATGGCCCCCGGGTAATGCATCCTGGGGTCGGGGAAGCGGCTCTCGGTGAAGGTCTGCAGCGCCGGGAAGGAGCGGTCGAACTGGCGGGGGTCGGAGAAAGGGTTCAGGTCCGAGGTGCCTGGGGGACAGCAAGGGGGACAGTCAGTCGCAGCCTGACACCACCCCAGAGGCTTGCGGCGCACGGGCCCTTCGCGGAGCCCCTGCTTCTAGATCTGCCCCCGCTCTCACTGCCCTGGGCTGCTCGTGGGCCGGCCCCGGCAGGGAGGCGGGCGCGAGCAGGTGCCCGGGCCACAGGCGGCCCCGGGGGCCTCCCTGGGCGGGCGGAGAGCGGGGagggcttttctttctcctcacgGAGTTCTCTTCACAGCCCAGCTGCAGAGGCCTGCCGAGGGGGTGAAGGTGGCCCCCACCTGGGGAAGCGGCTTccgccttcctccctccctgtcaatAGCTGGTAAGACCGTGGGTGTGCAGACAGTCTCCAATGACGCTCTGAGCTTGGGAGCTGGGGCTtgcttttacagataaggaaactgaggcagagagagagagagagagagagagagagagagattgattttcCTGACGTGGTGCAGAAAGGACTAGAACTCATCGCGAGGCCGCTGCTTCCCGCTCTCTGCTGCTGGGTGTGCCAACCTCTCCTGCCCAGGTGGGGCTGGCTAGCTTACCTGAGCTCCcaccggtgtgtgtgtgtggggggggaggggcggggctgggtcCCCAGCAGctgtctgtcccccaccctcacGTCCCTCATCCCGGGCCTGTGTCTGCGGGGCTGTCCTGTAGGCCGGAGCGGACTGAAGGCCAGACAATGATGAGATGCCACCCTCCCTGCCTCAGCAGCAAAGTGAGATGGCAGCCAGAGGGGCTTAGCGGCCTGGACCCTGCCTTAACCTGGAGAGACCCAGCCCAGGCACTGCGCTAGCTCCCTCGAGGATGGCTCCCCGCTAGACTCCGAGACAAGGGCATCTCAGCCTCTGCCCCCTACTCTTAGAGTCACAGACCCGCCAAACCTCAGCATTCAAAGGGGCTTCAGGACTGAGTCTAATCCCTTCAGTCGgaaaactcaggctcagagagggtgaggCACTTGCCCAAGGGTCACACAGCACATTAGACCTGGCACAGAATCCTAGAGTTCGGGTTCTGAGCCCTGACAGGTGTCTGATAGGCAGGCAGCTGTCCCATCTCTGAGGCAGCACAGCACCTCTCCTGGGTCTGacacttagtagctgtgtgtccttgggcaggaCACTTAACCTCCCTGTGCATCAGTCTTCCTACAtgaaaaatagagacaataaTAGCTCCTGGAGTTAATACATGGAAAGTGCACAGACCGGACACAGAGCAGAGGCCCGAGGAGGGTTGCTGCAGTAGCTGTGACCCTCTGTGGCTCTGAGCACCCAGGAGAACTGGCCACTCCAGGGGCTGCAGAGATAAGGCCCTCCCCCTGGTCCTTCCTTGTACCCTGGCCGAGGGGGTAACTCTGGACAGCAGCATAGAGGCAGGTGAGCCCCTGGCAGTGGTCCTGAGGGCAAGTCTGTCTGGTCCCCACCCCTCTATGCCACCCACCAACGAGGACTCAGGAGGAGACCAGTCGCTGTCACCCGGCCAGCTCTAGGTGGCCACTGCCTGCTCTGAAGACAGAGAGCTGCGGGTACCCTCGCGCCTCTTGATTCCCCAGATCTGCCCGACATGCCGTGTGATGTCAGGTGAGGCCTGTAACTTCTCAGGGCTTTGGGGTCTTCCTGACTCCACTGGGGAGAGCTGCCTTAGCAGCGAGCTCTGATTCTGGTCCTGGCTGTGAATCAGAAGGGAACAGTGCTCCCAGGCTCGAGGTGGGTGGATGTGGGGACAAGGGTCCGGATGACTGCAGCCTTCTGGAACATTCTAACAGGTCCCTCGGCTGGTCAGTGCTGCCTTGAAATGTAAGGGGCCAGAGGTGCCTGGGTCCCCACCCTCGTCCCAGAATGCCAGTGCAGAAGGCTCTGTCGGCAGTGCCTGGCACCCTGAGCAGAGCCAAATGTGAGGCTGACACCTCGACTCTGAGCCTAGGAAGTGAGTGGTGCCCACCTGATGGGAGCCGCATTCTCCAAACAAAGGGAACCCGAGCAGGGGCCCCAGGATGTGACAGTAGGGCTGCAGCCCAGGACACACAAGGCTGTGCAAGGTGGCCCCGGGTCCGGTGCGTGTGGCCTGTGGAGACCACGTGGCCCTCGGAGTTGCCTGGCCTGCCActgtcctctcctgcctccctcccggagCGGTGGGGGAAGCGTCTGCCCTCAGCACCCCTGTggctgctgccccccccccccacccccagcccagtaGCCCCAGGAAACCGGAGCTGGCCAGCTGTGGAGCAGCCAATCCCAACACTggaaggaaatgtttattttcttctccaaattgCCCCAGCTGCTGCATGGTGGCTGAATGAGCCCTTTGAGCTGTGAGAAGCCCCCACTGTGGGCCCACAGCTgagggggccgggggctggggtaTGGAGGGCTGGGGGCCTCGGCACTGCTTGCTAGTGACCAAAGCCGGGGGGTCAAAGGGCACAAGGGGCATCAAGAGAAGcgttttcgggggggggggttcctgaAAATGATCCCAGGATAGATTCTGCAGGCAGAGGCTCATCCCACCAGAGGGGGAACACCAATGAAGGGGCTCCAAATCTAGCCCTGCTGACACCCCTCTGCAGCCGGTACTTTCTTCCTCCCACATTACTGATGAGAATACCGAGGTCCAGAGAGGTGAAGGACTTTGCCTAAGATCACGACCGAAGCCTGGCACAGCCCGATTCCTAGCCAGGTCCACCTGACTGCAAAGTTCATGCTCCTTTCCTGGTCCCGGTCATCAAGGGCCCTTCCTTCCACTCCAGAGAGGACAAGCCCGTGGATGGGGAGAGCTGGCTGGGGCAGACGGCCACAAAAGGCTGCTGTGGATGAttagggaggggctgggggccctgcTTCAGGATGCAGTAGAAGGGGAAGGACCggctcagccctgcccccagAGTGCAGGTAGGGGTTCTGGCCTGGCCCTCAGGCTCCTGTAGCCACATCCACACAACTGTGGCAGCGCGGAGGGAGGCTTTCCTTCCCCAGGAGCTGCTGGACAGGAAGCCACTGTTTACTCTCACCTTCTAGATTCCGGGGCTCCCTGGGCCCCAGCTCTGCCTGTAGCAGGGAAAGGCCTAGAGTGTTAGGCTACTGTACCTTGACAAGTGCTGGCCTGTGGGAAATGGAAGCGTGCACAGCTTTGGGCAGGGGTGGGCCATGAGCCCAGAGAGCAGAGTACCTCCCACTGGTTCTTGAGGTCAGACCCTTGTGCGGCAGCCCCCTGGGCTCAAGAACTACTAAGTGTCTCAAACTCACCAGCCCATGGGTCTTTCCCCACCCTGGGGGCTCAGTAGGGCCAAGAGTGGAAGCTTCCCACACCAGAATAGAAGGGACCATCTCTTCACCCCGAGGGACTATCATAAGTCCCCCCTGCCACTACATCATGCCTGGCGGCAAGGTCTCTCTTAGTGGAGAGCCCCAGGAAGCCCTCATATCAGCCTAGAGCATGGAGAAGGCAGTCAGTTTGTGCCCCTACCCAGGCTCTTCCTGCTTGGGGCCCCCTTGTCTGTGCCCTCAGAAGTGCAGGAAGCTCCTGGGGGTAGGTTCGGTGGGGCCCTTGGACCTGGTCAAAGGTCCAAAGTTTTGGGCTCTGTGACCCAAGAGTGGCCCTTAATCTCTTAAGCCTCAACTCGCTCATCTGCCAGATGGGTTCTAAGCAGGCCGAGAAAGAACAGTCACCCACATCAAGCAGCAGCAGCTGGCCCTCCCGCCTCTGTCCAGCACTGCTGACCAGGGCTCTCGGCCTCTGCCTGGCCAGGGGCCAGCCTCGCACGGTCCTCTGTGCCCCGACCCGCTTGCTGAGTGGGCCCGGAGTGCAGAGTAAATACTCACCACCCAGCCACTTAGTGGGCACCTGCCATGTACCAGGCATCCTGTCTGCTCTGCAAGGCCCCATCGTGCCTGCTGTGTCCACCCAGGCAATGGGGACAGAGACACGGTCTGGGGCTTGGGCCTAGAtgcctccctcctcttctgtttggAGGAACtccctggggcggggagggggttgggggaagggagggctttCCCCACGGGGTGCTGTGTGTTTCCGGGGCTGCCACATCACTTTGCTGTTTACGAAGGTTGTCTGAGTGCAGCCCTGGCATTTGAACATCTGACGCCCCGGGGCTGAGGCAGCCCCTCTTTCAGACGACACAGCAGAGGCTCCAGCGGGGGCCACTGGGACTGGTCTGTCAGAGGCTCCTTAGACAAGTCGTGCCCCAATTTTAATGGGTACACACACGGTGGGATTAATGCCCATCTCCCTCAAGGGacagggagttcctggagggcagggaccgtGTCTATTCATGCTGACCCCCCAGGCACGGCACATGACCCGTGGTGGGTGTCAGTAAGCGtctgctgaatgaaagaagcgtCTGCTGAATGAACGAAGGGCCCAGCCCAGGTCGGGGCACATCCCTAGGAAACACCTGTAGGAGCAAATGAGCACCAGCGACCTCCTCCAAAAAACAAGGCGGTGCAGCGAATGAGCTTTCGGTCCGGAGGCGCAGGACCACGCCCCGGCCCCCCGTCcgcctccccactgccctccccgcCCGTGCCGCACCTTGGATGGGGGTCTGGGCCTGGCTGCTGAAGTGGCTGGCGGTGCTGATGGAACCGCGGGGACTGGGCGCGCTGGGCGTCACGCGCATGCGCAGTCGTTCCAGGTCCCCGAAGCGATCGGGGAACGCCTTGGTCTGGTCCTCCAGCTTCTGCCGGTGCCCTGCAAAGcattggttggggggggggggcgggtggaggaAGCCCGTCAGCAGCTGGTTCCTGAGAATCTCAGGGGGACGGAAATGCCTCACtctgcttggggggggggggtgcggttcTCCCTGACACCTCTGCAGGGACAATCCTCAGCTTACTACCAACCTCTTTTCTGAGGCTCCCCAGAGACCTCGTGCACAGAGAACGGTCATTATGGGCTGCCCTGATGGCCCGCCTCACCCCTACCTGCTGGAGTAGGCATACGTGTTCTTCCACTTGAACCTCAACAGCCCACTGTGCAGCACAAGCGTAAACTGAAGCAGCAGCCGTGTGAAATGGCTCAGGTGGGCTCCCGTGGGCGTGAGGGAGAGagcccccggggcgggggggtgctgcCACCCtttacctccccaccccccctgcaaGAATCATTGGCCCTGGCCTGGGACAGCTGGCTGCTAGCCCTCAGCCATCCCGAGACCCCCCAGCACAGCCCTTGTCCTCGCCGGGCCCCAGACAGAAGGGCAAATTCACCGGGGCGTGTGGAGGAGGCATGGGGAGGGCCCGAACTCCCACCTCTGAAtgggagctggggacaggggaCCGGGGCACCTGGCTTGGGGCATTACACGCGGAGAGACTGCTGGCATCTGCCACCACTTCTCTGCCACAGCCCACCCGGGGAAGGGCCCCAGCCTCGTCTCCTAGGCCCCGGAGGtgcgggcagggctggggtggccGTGCGCCTGCCTCTGTGCAGCTGGCTGAGGGCTCCCCGCATGGCTTCTTGAATGACATCAGGCTTGCGGggaccacccctcccctgccacacCACATTTTCAactattcattttccatttcataagCAACACATGAATctctacaaaaacaaacacactgcAGAATTACAGATAAGGCTAATGACTCCTTCGACCCACCCTGAACCCCTCCCCAGAAATCTCCATGTGATCAGTTTGGGGGGTCTTTCTTTCCAGCCTCTTTTGGTTTCACATGCATGGAAAACACAGAGTAAGTTTCTCCCAAGAACCTC belongs to Panthera tigris isolate Pti1 chromosome C1, P.tigris_Pti1_mat1.1, whole genome shotgun sequence and includes:
- the RUNX3 gene encoding runt-related transcription factor 3; the protein is MASNSIFDSFPTYSPTFIRDPSTSRRFTPPSTAFPCGGGGGGGGGGGGGGGKMGENSGALSAQASVGPGGRARPEVRSMVDVLADHAGELVRTDSPNFLCSVLPSHWRCNKTLPVAFKVVALGDVPDGTVVTVMAGNDENYSAELRNASAVMKNQVARFNDLRFVGRSGRGKSFTLTITVFTNPTQVATYHRAIKVTVDGPREPRRHRQKLEDQTKAFPDRFGDLERLRMRVTPSAPSPRGSISTASHFSSQAQTPIQGTSDLNPFSDPRQFDRSFPALQTFTESRFPDPRMHYPGAMSAAFPYSATPSGSLSVASVPATSRFHHTYLPPPYPGAPQNQSGPFQANPSPYHLYYGASSGSYQFSMVAGSGGDRSPTRMLASCPSGASVAAGNLMNPSLGGQSDSVEADGSHSNSPTALSTPGRVDEAVWRPY